In Suttonella indologenes, one genomic interval encodes:
- a CDS encoding methyl-accepting chemotaxis protein gives MVKNRKTNKTASKSSAVSSLVLALLAVTAIATLATILGLLMGNAEAPFSLFGAVELSTDKIKYLVIGLVALYIACALLWAGSVLKDYSEAKATIAEQERKAEQGQEAILRLMNELSEFSNGDLTVEALVTEDITGSIADSVNYAIESMRELVGTINRTSTRVADATVGTKQIAEEMQASSIRQADKINSITDVIANMVHSLDHVASSSTDSAEIARNSVNIAQEGARRVNDTINGMNLIRENIQETSKRIKRLGESSQEIGNIVEIIKGIADQTSILALNAAIQATTAGEAGRGFAVVADEVQRLAERSSNATKRIESLVKTIQTDTNEAVASMEKSTREVVSGANIAEEAGSSLNKIQDVSTSLAGMIEKVSDSTRKVSRMAEGVSDDMHEINAMATVTSANVLKTSNAITNLSRLSEDLETSVSGFKLPQGY, from the coding sequence ATGGTAAAAAATCGTAAAACAAATAAAACAGCAAGTAAATCGAGTGCTGTTTCTTCTTTAGTATTGGCATTGTTGGCGGTGACCGCGATTGCGACCTTGGCAACAATTCTCGGTTTATTGATGGGGAATGCAGAAGCGCCATTTTCATTATTCGGCGCGGTTGAATTAAGTACGGATAAAATAAAATATTTAGTAATAGGATTGGTTGCTCTTTATATCGCTTGTGCTTTGTTGTGGGCAGGTAGCGTATTGAAAGATTATAGTGAAGCAAAAGCAACTATTGCAGAGCAGGAAAGAAAAGCGGAGCAGGGTCAAGAAGCTATTTTGCGTTTGATGAATGAATTGTCCGAGTTCTCAAATGGTGATTTGACGGTTGAGGCTTTGGTAACCGAAGATATTACAGGCTCAATTGCCGATTCGGTAAACTATGCGATTGAATCGATGCGCGAGTTAGTAGGTACGATTAACCGTACTTCAACGCGTGTAGCCGATGCGACAGTCGGTACGAAACAAATCGCAGAAGAAATGCAGGCGTCTTCTATTCGTCAAGCAGATAAAATCAATTCCATTACAGACGTTATTGCCAACATGGTACATTCTCTTGACCATGTTGCTTCCAGTTCAACAGATTCTGCGGAAATCGCACGTAACTCGGTAAATATCGCCCAAGAAGGTGCGCGTCGTGTAAACGACACTATCAACGGCATGAATCTGATTCGAGAAAATATTCAAGAAACATCTAAACGTATTAAACGTTTGGGTGAAAGTTCGCAAGAAATCGGAAATATCGTTGAAATTATTAAAGGCATTGCCGATCAAACCAGTATTTTGGCATTGAATGCCGCTATTCAGGCAACCACTGCCGGTGAGGCGGGGCGCGGCTTTGCGGTTGTTGCCGACGAGGTTCAGCGTCTGGCGGAACGTTCGTCGAATGCGACCAAACGAATCGAGTCTTTGGTAAAAACCATTCAGACGGATACGAATGAAGCCGTGGCATCGATGGAAAAATCTACTCGCGAAGTAGTATCGGGCGCCAATATTGCGGAAGAGGCAGGTTCTTCTTTGAATAAAATTCAAGATGTATCCACATCGCTTGCCGGTATGATTGAAAAAGTTTCTGATTCTACGCGTAAAGTATCGCGTATGGCTGAAGGCGTGTCTGACGATATGCATGAGATTAATGCGATGGCGACCGTCACTTCAGCAAACGTATTAAAAACTTCTAATGCGATTACGAATTTAAGTCGATTGTCCGAAGATTTGGAAACCTCTGTTTCCGGATTCAAATTGCCGCAAGGTTATTAA
- a CDS encoding Hpt domain-containing protein, whose protein sequence is MSNEIANQLLVRVQNEMAHNITTVKKQLIEWLERPESGGVDAFAEQLSEVSGGLALLNRNNAAQLCAVLADSVKTLDDKYRDKTVQESEFSEIGAEIASGLLLLNDYITRLSFIEPTDERLLNEAAQAIESILAGNGVAAITVKPKIDRETYQALSAKVTEVLETSRNQIEQYGVHANKQFDVTSVIGHNKNLISLFEVLDLKVPQLLLKQINQMLDEQLSESQWIDIAEAMILVEETLKHAQYEAEDVADYRSAITEQSAYSRSLEIQKLLRDTGEIARQFYESLRKSLTNIETVSTEQPWKEAALRTSHFASIAHLVGEKHLSAALNQLSLQFAEISLQTSANADAYPAAIDVLIAAEYIFNDLSDTAKINHSDVDYLKQVSDALNTFYKPSNQAKSLLLDFIKHEEKLEEAQVKNEDADLANGLDDLLDGLDALDSHFDGSLAEIEKDVESDQEEELPSAVAITGQANEDQAAAAAGAYQAYFAGKSLNELSTLSVPAGKENFLESHDSAVMDDEIREFFLEELAEKIQEIRDELEPWQANPYEQEHIGVVRRAFHTIKGSGRTVGYEALGECAWQHEQMLNRVIDKTFDVNATIQNLITDTVELLRILTVGEDFVEHQPALLMQASLAEHITNYLSEHKDADEQVLAQYANSVRAALTDDAKHAPQIIEKITGKLTAVEKQTPLSDLSSAESNIIGEATNTVATAATIPSSGDFSTVDEKSVSSDVSPKSDSVSDISFADENDLIRTAENSSVDAAAEKEPAQTFSLDFADTERSEEASTIADLSVHSNEKAGEDSGISLDVDTKAISDNVSQQTKGEDAFVDRSVSSDISSISLDAAESEADFLADDISATVAQDQSSTLSDNVEHKEEIQAANTYAFGQPFYADKTLADLDNISSVGDKNVVSDQDQQAVDQDILEIFLEELDTTVEQIDQTLSQWKSAPQDKGLVEEVRRAFHTIKGSGKMVGYQDLGDFAWQYEHLLNSIAESYFPTNDLVLNAVADANDLLKILRTEDGFNEHKASLSLQGQVAHQAREHLMASPEMSSAEQADLARNLYAQFAAKSDSAETVSQDTVHADLQIDKVTAAEEDTISQTALHADVDLFADEQHSISQPIDANISTSIDDFSREQQGSRSSTVFVTQTLESAAVASPQSVAQKTQALDDAFEPAATEQKVVSPAAYDEAIVEKLAKEVSAVIGHGLHSIDIHDEDDKSLLRDMVSARISQQEHSLSSEQMASLSAQVSAQLAGKVTIGDLSEILPASALDAQDSAAPTISASVSHIVASPEAVAYRHIANMLQRSLAAQPLDEDDEAILAQQLDKEFSRLGHSLDDVKERAELQAQLSAAFSGSAADNPAYEKLLSNVLSKAAENALSDDNVRLDDAVMQRLVATVSRMSDMQTDSDDVEILREQIQAAIAKHTADVAQQEVLEASVAIALKENFAQESAASALLDEVFADEDDSASIQTSAATDLAENVIEDKLLNTEVSLASSVEKSQAVSFSETEESNDAITEFFADADNAEAQFASPVESSHVAPSTDAALSSGEQGSSDAITDFFADADNAEAQFASPVESSHVAPSADAALSSDEQGSSDAITDFFADADNAEAQFASPVESSHVAPSADAALSSGEQGSSDAITDFFADADNAEAQFASPVESSHVAPSADAALSSGEQGSSDTITDFFADADNAEAQFASPVESSHVAPSTDAALSSDEQGSSDAITDFFADADNAEAQFASPVESSHIAPSADAALSSGEQGSSDAITDFFADADNAEAQFASPVESSHVAPSTDAALSSGEQGSSDAITEFFADADNNAEVQFADSVAENEAHEMVDALISEIESQSEVSVTDEVNAGLSKDDKQDAASVNEMDADDKALMDEMLRNVAQELAAEPAGFSDTASETSFDDMLQNSAESHDEIASSSAEHISAGQNVTRAKADKVDYVDSRSGDIVFNSSASSATGIAGMTPSLSSANAPKANAHSASRLSDELSKISAHPSLENAVGAKESEQHQSSGLGKFLNAVDKFESLSQQVEDNSTPEMLDNLIESVYDIEDSIEAGSVPDWIWRMLDAIEQLLLAHRNQGSGISLSAASILRQSIDLIENFDDDNSAEEAIQTINSLMQTRQELGISNTHMTREIAPIATSAPVSQNWDEWIPDPNHGTELAETFLDEAVLLLGRSQLEAERWDQNRGSITHLDAIRRDMHTLKGGARMSGYLALGDLTHAIESMIESLVDGHSEANNQAVAVLSGALWQAMIMLDAVRDGFLPQTDPYMLNNINRFLNLPLPYPEVAEQELRLREAQAEEELSKENAASMQEAAVSAAEEIHEAEEMATAFDENIDPILVDIFTDEAQELIDQAEALFAQDLKNEAVVEELKRNMHTLKGAARLVGLTAIGDTSHLMESLIEQLADYNETKMRQAKNLLNMGHEALYGMLDSVLRKEMPIPAKSLNESLTIFAKEGRFVQPNAEAPAAAVESATSDETPVAKQAQAEQHPPVQVSDVASSAAVEQAQDAAPSASPENDVKAEKPAESPQESAQKDAASSSIAKEAAPDPSITQEADKPQAAQKESHAAEAEKPEAPKPISSAPEAAKSDTAPAGVQRYVRVDADLLDEMIAMVGETAIMRSRLENVSSESTFNLNELTRIANRIDEQMRRLDNETEAQMLFRREAQTNDDEHFDPLEMDRFTEIQQLSRQLSEAINDLKNVQETLAHENALIRNISIQQGFIQRGIQDRLLTTQLLRFDVNEARLKRLVRQTAKSVDKDIELIIEGGHVELERRLIEEVLPAIEHMIRNSVGHGIETPAERKAAGKPAQGIVKLTVAAKSSNVEIRILDDGRGFDYDRIREKARSKGWLDESRAQDQHYLNTLMMRSGFSTAQAVTQLSGRGVGMDVVNEMVKQRRGQLIAESIPGKGAQFTILMPFTMSISEVLLVEVAEQTYAVPMNTVAAIAQVPREDLQRSHAGEEVYIQYDGMDYRLYMLGDYFKSDEYQFAIDSATAPALFINASGEPTAFYVDRVANRVEVIVKNVNRQVLNIPGISGATILGDGNVIPVLEPLDLARRIGSLSQYHSSASAEEAFVPNILVVDDSVTMRKVSTRLLERNGYIVESAKDGLDAIDVLQRFTPDLILLDIEMPRMDGFEFASHVRQNSQVSEVPIIMITSRTGDKHRERADQIGIQDYLGKPYREDILIETIESLLGDKAND, encoded by the coding sequence ATGAGTAACGAAATTGCCAATCAACTTTTGGTGCGTGTCCAAAATGAGATGGCACACAATATCACAACTGTTAAAAAGCAATTAATTGAATGGTTGGAACGTCCGGAATCCGGAGGCGTTGACGCTTTTGCTGAGCAGCTTTCAGAAGTAAGCGGCGGACTCGCGCTGCTTAACCGCAACAATGCCGCTCAATTATGTGCGGTTCTTGCTGACAGTGTAAAAACCTTAGATGATAAGTATCGCGATAAAACAGTACAGGAAAGCGAGTTTAGCGAAATTGGAGCAGAGATAGCCTCCGGCTTATTACTGCTTAATGACTATATTACTCGCTTATCCTTTATTGAGCCGACAGACGAGCGTCTTTTAAATGAGGCTGCACAAGCGATTGAATCGATTTTAGCCGGCAACGGTGTTGCGGCAATCACGGTGAAGCCTAAAATTGATCGCGAAACTTATCAAGCCTTATCTGCCAAAGTAACAGAAGTCTTAGAAACCAGTCGTAATCAAATTGAACAGTATGGTGTCCATGCGAATAAGCAATTCGATGTTACCTCTGTAATCGGACATAATAAAAATCTAATCAGTTTATTTGAAGTATTGGATTTAAAAGTACCGCAATTATTGCTTAAACAGATTAACCAAATGTTGGACGAGCAATTATCAGAATCCCAGTGGATTGATATTGCAGAAGCGATGATTTTAGTTGAAGAAACGCTAAAACATGCGCAATACGAAGCGGAAGATGTTGCCGATTATCGCAGCGCGATTACGGAACAAAGTGCTTATTCGCGTTCTTTAGAAATTCAAAAATTATTGCGTGACACAGGCGAAATCGCTCGACAATTTTATGAGAGTTTGCGCAAAAGTTTAACCAATATTGAAACGGTTTCAACTGAGCAGCCTTGGAAAGAAGCAGCTTTAAGAACTTCTCATTTTGCTTCTATAGCGCATTTAGTGGGAGAAAAGCATTTATCTGCCGCTTTGAACCAGTTGTCATTGCAATTTGCAGAAATCTCTTTGCAAACATCTGCGAATGCGGATGCTTATCCGGCAGCTATTGATGTCTTGATTGCTGCCGAATATATTTTTAATGATTTGAGCGATACCGCTAAAATCAATCATTCTGACGTAGATTATTTAAAACAAGTATCTGATGCTTTAAATACATTTTACAAGCCTTCAAATCAGGCGAAATCTTTACTGCTTGATTTTATTAAACATGAAGAGAAACTTGAGGAAGCTCAAGTTAAAAATGAAGATGCAGATCTTGCTAATGGTTTAGATGATTTATTAGACGGACTTGATGCTTTAGATTCGCATTTTGACGGTTCGCTTGCTGAGATTGAAAAAGATGTAGAATCTGATCAAGAAGAGGAACTGCCTTCTGCAGTTGCCATTACAGGGCAAGCCAATGAAGATCAGGCAGCTGCCGCAGCAGGCGCCTATCAAGCTTATTTTGCAGGCAAGTCTTTAAATGAGTTATCAACATTAAGCGTGCCGGCAGGAAAAGAAAATTTCCTAGAAAGCCATGACAGTGCCGTCATGGATGATGAAATTCGTGAATTTTTTCTTGAAGAATTAGCGGAGAAGATTCAAGAAATTCGAGATGAATTAGAACCTTGGCAAGCTAATCCTTATGAGCAAGAGCATATTGGCGTCGTACGCCGTGCATTCCATACCATAAAAGGTTCGGGACGCACGGTAGGTTATGAGGCTTTAGGAGAATGCGCTTGGCAGCATGAGCAAATGCTCAATCGGGTGATTGATAAAACCTTTGATGTTAATGCGACCATTCAGAACTTAATTACCGATACGGTTGAATTATTACGTATTCTTACCGTGGGCGAAGATTTTGTCGAGCATCAGCCAGCATTATTAATGCAAGCAAGCTTGGCGGAGCATATTACGAATTATCTGAGCGAGCATAAAGATGCGGATGAGCAAGTGCTTGCCCAATACGCTAATTCTGTTCGTGCAGCATTAACTGATGATGCAAAACATGCACCGCAAATTATAGAGAAAATCACGGGAAAATTAACGGCTGTAGAAAAACAGACTCCTCTTTCCGATTTATCTTCGGCTGAGTCAAATATTATCGGCGAAGCAACAAATACTGTTGCGACAGCTGCCACCATTCCGTCCTCTGGCGATTTTTCTACTGTAGATGAAAAATCTGTCAGCAGTGATGTAAGTCCTAAGTCTGATTCAGTATCTGATATTTCATTTGCCGATGAAAATGATTTGATTAGAACAGCAGAAAATTCTTCTGTAGATGCCGCTGCTGAAAAAGAACCGGCACAGACGTTTTCTCTTGATTTTGCAGATACTGAACGGTCTGAAGAAGCTTCTACAATAGCCGATTTATCTGTGCATTCAAATGAAAAAGCAGGTGAAGATTCCGGTATTTCTTTAGATGTTGATACTAAAGCTATTTCAGATAATGTATCGCAACAGACGAAAGGAGAGGACGCTTTTGTTGATCGCAGTGTAAGTAGTGATATTTCTTCTATTTCTTTAGATGCCGCAGAGAGTGAGGCGGATTTCTTAGCAGATGATATATCCGCAACTGTTGCGCAAGATCAATCAAGTACTCTTTCAGATAATGTAGAACACAAAGAGGAAATCCAAGCTGCAAATACATATGCTTTTGGACAGCCTTTCTATGCCGACAAAACCTTAGCTGATTTAGATAATATTTCATCTGTTGGTGATAAAAATGTAGTGTCTGATCAAGATCAACAAGCTGTAGATCAAGATATCTTAGAGATTTTCCTTGAGGAATTAGACACCACTGTAGAGCAGATCGATCAAACTTTGTCGCAATGGAAAAGTGCTCCGCAAGATAAGGGCTTAGTTGAAGAAGTTCGCCGGGCTTTCCATACGATAAAAGGTTCTGGAAAAATGGTGGGCTATCAAGACTTGGGAGATTTTGCTTGGCAATATGAGCATTTGCTCAATTCCATTGCTGAATCTTATTTTCCAACAAATGATTTAGTTCTAAATGCTGTAGCAGATGCAAATGATTTGCTGAAGATTTTGCGTACAGAAGACGGTTTTAACGAGCATAAAGCTTCTTTATCTCTGCAAGGACAGGTTGCCCATCAAGCGCGCGAGCATTTAATGGCAAGCCCTGAGATGTCTTCTGCAGAACAGGCGGATTTAGCGCGTAATTTATATGCTCAATTTGCTGCCAAGTCTGATTCGGCAGAAACAGTATCTCAAGATACTGTACATGCTGATCTTCAGATTGATAAAGTTACAGCAGCGGAAGAAGACACGATTTCTCAAACAGCCTTGCATGCAGATGTAGATCTGTTTGCAGATGAACAACATTCTATTTCGCAGCCTATTGATGCAAATATCTCTACCTCTATTGATGATTTTTCAAGAGAGCAGCAAGGGTCGCGATCATCAACTGTTTTTGTTACGCAAACGCTTGAATCGGCAGCTGTAGCATCGCCGCAGTCTGTTGCTCAGAAAACTCAAGCGCTGGATGATGCTTTTGAACCGGCGGCAACAGAGCAAAAAGTCGTATCGCCCGCCGCTTATGATGAAGCTATTGTAGAAAAATTAGCTAAAGAAGTCAGTGCGGTAATCGGACATGGTTTGCATAGTATCGATATTCATGATGAAGATGACAAGTCTTTGCTGCGTGATATGGTATCTGCTCGAATTTCTCAGCAAGAGCATTCCTTATCATCCGAGCAGATGGCTTCATTGAGTGCTCAGGTATCGGCGCAATTAGCAGGGAAAGTCACGATAGGCGATTTGTCGGAAATTTTGCCGGCCTCAGCGCTTGATGCGCAGGATTCTGCCGCACCCACGATTAGTGCAAGCGTATCTCATATCGTTGCATCGCCGGAGGCTGTCGCTTATCGCCATATCGCGAATATGCTACAAAGAAGTTTAGCTGCTCAGCCTTTAGATGAAGATGATGAAGCCATTTTAGCGCAGCAATTAGATAAAGAATTCAGCCGCTTGGGGCATTCTTTGGATGATGTGAAAGAACGTGCGGAACTACAGGCGCAATTATCAGCAGCCTTTTCCGGTTCTGCAGCAGATAATCCTGCTTATGAAAAGCTTTTATCTAATGTTTTGTCAAAAGCCGCGGAAAATGCGCTTAGCGATGATAATGTGCGTTTAGATGATGCTGTTATGCAGCGCCTAGTCGCTACGGTATCTCGTATGAGTGATATGCAAACAGATAGCGATGACGTTGAAATCTTAAGAGAACAAATTCAAGCGGCTATTGCTAAGCATACGGCAGATGTTGCACAGCAGGAAGTGCTTGAAGCATCGGTAGCTATCGCATTAAAAGAAAACTTTGCACAAGAATCGGCTGCTTCGGCATTACTTGATGAAGTTTTTGCAGATGAGGATGATTCAGCATCTATTCAAACAAGCGCTGCAACAGATCTTGCAGAGAATGTGATTGAAGATAAGCTGCTTAATACTGAAGTATCATTAGCATCGTCTGTGGAGAAAAGTCAAGCGGTTTCGTTTAGTGAAACAGAAGAGAGCAATGATGCGATTACGGAGTTCTTTGCCGATGCGGATAATGCGGAAGCTCAATTTGCATCGCCGGTAGAATCAAGTCATGTTGCTCCATCAACTGATGCGGCTTTGTCTAGCGGCGAGCAAGGATCAAGTGACGCGATTACGGACTTCTTTGCCGATGCCGATAATGCGGAAGCTCAATTTGCATCACCGGTAGAATCAAGTCATGTTGCTCCATCAGCTGATGCGGCTTTGTCTAGCGACGAGCAAGGATCAAGTGACGCGATTACGGACTTTTTTGCCGATGCGGATAATGCGGAAGCTCAATTTGCATCGCCGGTAGAATCAAGTCATGTTGCTCCATCAGCTGATGCGGCTTTGTCTAGCGGCGAGCAAGGATCAAGTGATGCGATTACGGACTTCTTTGCCGATGCGGATAATGCGGAAGCTCAATTTGCATCGCCGGTAGAATCAAGTCATGTTGCTCCATCAGCTGATGCGGCTTTGTCTAGCGGCGAGCAAGGCTCGAGCGATACGATTACGGACTTCTTTGCCGATGCCGATAATGCGGAAGCTCAATTTGCATCGCCGGTAGAATCAAGTCATGTTGCTCCATCAACTGATGCGGCTTTGTCTAGCGACGAGCAAGGCTCAAGTGACGCGATTACGGACTTCTTTGCCGATGCGGATAATGCGGAAGCTCAATTTGCATCGCCGGTAGAATCAAGTCATATTGCTCCATCAGCTGATGCGGCTTTATCTAGCGGCGAGCAAGGATCAAGTGACGCGATTACGGACTTCTTTGCCGATGCCGATAATGCGGAAGCTCAATTTGCATCGCCGGTAGAATCAAGTCATGTTGCTCCATCAACTGATGCGGCTTTGTCTAGCGGCGAGCAAGGATCAAGTGATGCGATTACGGAGTTCTTTGCCGATGCCGATAATAATGCTGAAGTGCAATTTGCAGATTCGGTAGCAGAAAATGAAGCGCATGAGATGGTAGATGCCTTAATTTCAGAGATTGAATCTCAGTCGGAGGTATCGGTAACAGATGAAGTAAATGCCGGTTTATCTAAAGATGATAAGCAAGATGCGGCTTCAGTTAATGAGATGGATGCTGATGATAAAGCCTTAATGGATGAGATGTTGAGAAATGTTGCTCAAGAATTGGCAGCAGAGCCGGCAGGTTTTTCCGATACGGCTAGCGAAACCTCTTTTGACGATATGCTACAAAATTCGGCTGAATCTCATGATGAGATTGCTTCTTCGTCAGCTGAGCATATTTCTGCAGGACAAAATGTTACAAGAGCAAAAGCTGATAAGGTGGATTATGTAGACAGCAGAAGCGGCGATATCGTTTTCAATTCCTCTGCTTCGAGCGCTACCGGTATTGCCGGCATGACACCTTCTTTAAGTAGTGCCAATGCGCCAAAAGCCAATGCACATTCCGCCAGCCGTTTATCTGATGAATTATCAAAAATCTCTGCGCATCCGAGTTTGGAAAATGCGGTAGGCGCAAAAGAGAGCGAACAGCATCAGTCAAGCGGTTTGGGTAAATTCTTAAATGCTGTTGATAAATTCGAGTCTTTATCACAGCAAGTAGAAGACAATAGTACCCCTGAAATGTTGGACAATTTAATCGAGTCTGTCTACGACATTGAAGATTCTATTGAAGCGGGCAGCGTTCCGGATTGGATTTGGCGGATGTTGGATGCTATTGAGCAGTTATTGTTAGCTCATCGCAACCAAGGTTCCGGTATTTCTTTGAGTGCTGCTTCTATTTTAAGGCAAAGCATTGATTTAATAGAGAACTTTGATGATGATAATAGTGCGGAAGAAGCCATTCAAACAATCAACAGTTTGATGCAAACACGACAAGAATTGGGTATTAGCAATACTCATATGACGCGTGAAATTGCGCCTATCGCGACTTCCGCTCCTGTCAGCCAAAATTGGGACGAATGGATTCCGGATCCTAATCATGGAACGGAATTGGCGGAAACGTTCTTGGATGAGGCGGTGCTTTTATTAGGTAGAAGTCAGTTAGAGGCAGAACGTTGGGATCAAAATCGCGGCAGTATTACACATCTGGATGCTATCCGCCGCGATATGCATACGCTAAAAGGCGGAGCACGTATGTCTGGTTATTTAGCCTTGGGCGATTTGACACATGCCATTGAATCCATGATTGAAAGTCTTGTAGATGGACACAGCGAAGCTAATAACCAAGCAGTTGCGGTATTAAGCGGCGCTTTGTGGCAAGCCATGATTATGTTGGATGCGGTGCGTGACGGATTCCTCCCGCAAACAGATCCTTATATGCTCAATAACATCAATCGCTTCTTAAATTTGCCATTACCTTATCCTGAAGTGGCAGAGCAGGAACTGCGTTTGCGTGAAGCTCAAGCTGAGGAAGAGCTAAGCAAAGAAAATGCGGCATCAATGCAAGAGGCGGCTGTTTCTGCAGCTGAAGAAATACATGAAGCTGAGGAAATGGCAACGGCTTTTGATGAGAATATCGACCCTATTTTGGTAGATATTTTCACTGATGAAGCACAGGAATTGATTGATCAGGCAGAAGCCTTATTTGCTCAGGATTTGAAAAATGAAGCCGTGGTAGAAGAGCTGAAACGCAATATGCATACCTTGAAAGGTGCAGCGCGTTTAGTAGGTTTGACCGCTATTGGCGATACTTCGCATCTGATGGAGTCATTGATTGAACAACTTGCCGATTACAATGAAACCAAAATGCGTCAGGCTAAAAATTTGCTCAATATGGGGCATGAAGCTTTATATGGCATGTTGGATAGCGTTTTACGCAAAGAAATGCCAATTCCTGCAAAATCTTTGAATGAATCTTTGACGATCTTTGCTAAAGAGGGACGTTTTGTGCAGCCGAATGCAGAAGCGCCGGCTGCTGCTGTTGAGTCTGCTACAAGCGATGAGACGCCTGTAGCCAAACAAGCACAAGCAGAGCAGCATCCTCCTGTTCAAGTATCGGATGTCGCCTCTTCTGCAGCAGTAGAACAAGCTCAAGATGCGGCTCCTTCTGCTTCGCCTGAAAACGATGTTAAGGCAGAAAAACCTGCTGAATCGCCACAAGAGAGTGCTCAAAAAGATGCTGCTTCTTCAAGCATTGCTAAAGAAGCGGCGCCGGATCCGTCTATCACCCAAGAAGCCGATAAACCGCAAGCGGCACAAAAAGAATCTCATGCTGCCGAAGCAGAGAAACCGGAAGCACCGAAACCGATTTCAAGCGCTCCTGAAGCGGCAAAATCTGATACGGCGCCGGCGGGAGTGCAGCGTTATGTGCGTGTAGATGCGGATTTGCTCGACGAGATGATTGCAATGGTCGGCGAAACGGCGATTATGCGCTCCCGTCTGGAAAACGTTTCCAGCGAATCGACATTTAACCTAAATGAGCTTACGCGTATTGCTAACCGTATTGATGAACAAATGCGGCGCTTGGATAATGAAACGGAAGCACAAATGCTCTTCCGACGTGAAGCACAGACGAATGATGACGAACATTTCGATCCTTTGGAAATGGACCGTTTTACTGAAATTCAGCAGTTATCACGCCAATTATCCGAAGCGATCAATGACTTGAAAAATGTGCAGGAAACATTGGCGCATGAAAATGCTTTGATACGCAATATTTCTATCCAACAGGGATTTATTCAAAGAGGCATTCAAGATCGTCTGCTAACCACCCAACTGCTGCGTTTTGACGTGAATGAGGCACGTTTGAAGCGTTTAGTGCGTCAAACGGCGAAATCCGTTGATAAGGATATCGAGTTAATTATTGAAGGCGGTCATGTCGAACTTGAAAGACGCTTGATAGAAGAAGTCTTGCCTGCTATCGAGCACATGATTCGTAACTCGGTAGGGCATGGTATTGAAACACCTGCCGAGCGTAAAGCTGCCGGTAAGCCTGCTCAAGGCATCGTCAAATTAACGGTTGCTGCGAAATCTTCAAATGTGGAAATCCGCATTTTAGATGACGGTCGCGGTTTTGATTATGACCGTATTCGCGAGAAAGCGCGCAGCAAAGGTTGGTTGGATGAAAGCAGAGCGCAAGATCAGCATTATCTCAATACCTTGATGATGCGCTCCGGTTTTTCAACAGCGCAAGCCGTAACCCAATTGTCGGGTCGTGGTGTCGGTATGGACGTAGTGAATGAAATGGTTAAGCAACGCCGCGGTCAATTGATTGCAGAATCTATCCCCGGCAAAGGCGCGCAATTTACCATTTTGATGCCGTTTACCATGAGTATTTCCGAAGTACTGTTGGTTGAAGTGGCAGAACAAACTTATGCCGTGCCGATGAACACAGTGGCGGCGATTGCTCAAGTGCCGCGCGAAGACTTGCAACGCAGCCATGCAGGCGAAGAAGTGTATATTCAATACGACGGTATGGATTACCGCCTCTATATGTTGGGTGATTACTTCAAATCCGATGAATATCAATTTGCAATAGATTCGGCGACGGCGCCGGCGCTCTTCATCAATGCCAGCGGCGAACCGACAGCCTTCTATGTGGATCGTGTCGCCAACCGCGTAGAAGTGATTGTGAAGAACGTTAACCGTCAAGTATTGAATATTCCGGGTATTTCCGGTGCAACGATTTTGGGTGACGGTAATGTGATTCCTGTGCTTGAGCCGCTTGATTTGGCTCGCCGCATCGGCAGCTTGAGTCAATACCACAGCAGCGCATCGGCGGAAGAAGCCTTTGTACCGAATATTTTGGTTGTGGATGACTCGGTAACTATGCGTAAGGTATCGACCCGACTCTTAGAGCGTAACGGCTATATTGTCGAATCTGCCAAAGACGGCTTGGATGCGATTGATGTGCTGCAACGCTTTACGCCGGATTTGATTTTGTTGGATATTGAAATGCCGCGTATGGACGGATTTGAGTTTGCCAGCCATGTTCGTCAGAACAGCCAAGTTTCGGAAGTGCCGATTATCATGATTACCTCGCGTACGGGTGATAAACACCGTGAACGGGCGGATCAGATTGGGATTCAAGATTATTTGGGCAAACCATACCGTGAAGACATTTTGATTGAAACTATTGAATCGTTATTGGGAGATAAGGCAAATGACTAA